Proteins encoded together in one Henckelia pumila isolate YLH828 unplaced genomic scaffold, ASM3356847v2 CTG_477:::fragment_3, whole genome shotgun sequence window:
- the LOC140872863 gene encoding transcription initiation factor TFIID subunit 10-like, with product MNGQSSQQQPNDGRHDDDAPLTDFLASLMDYTPTIPDELVEHYLAKSGFQCPDVRLTRLVAVATQKFIADVATDALQHCKARQSSIVKDKRDKQQKDKRLILNMEDISKALREYGVNVKHQEYFADNPSVGLDSAPRDE from the exons ATGAATGGCCAAAGTAGCCAGCAGCAACCGAATGACGGCCGCCATGACGATGATGCTCCGCTCACCGATTTCCTCGCCTCTTTAATGGACTACACCCCCACG ATACCTGATGAATTGGTGGAGCATTACCTGGCAAAAAGCGGCTTCCAGTGTCCCGATGTCAGATT GACGAGGCTAGTAGCAGTTGCCACTCAGAAATTCATCGCAGACGTTGCTACTGATGCTCTTCA GCATTGCAAGGCCAGACAGTCATCTATAGTTAAAGACAAAAGAGATAAGCAGCAGAAG GATAAGCGTCTCATCTTGAACATGGAGGATATTTCCAAGGCTTTGCGGGAG TATGGTGTTAACGTCAAACATCAAGAATACTTTGCAGACAATCCATCTGTTGGGTTAGATTCTGCTCCAAGAGATGAGTGA
- the LOC140872844 gene encoding glutamate receptor 2.5-like, whose amino-acid sequence MEALSRRNLLLIIIFILFFKILATNMCMAQKKVIPVRIGIVVDMDIDVGQMSFKCISMALSDFYAANGHYKTRVVLYSRDSKTTVVGAAAAALDLLKNVEVEAIIGPLSSMQTNFLIALGDEAQVPIITFSASSPSLSSVRSPYFFRATLNDSSQVQAISAIIQAFGWREVVPIYVDNEFGEGIIPSLVDALESLNAHIPYRSVIPSKATDDQIVAELYKLMTMQTRVFVVHMLTDLGSRLFSKAKQLGMMSDGYVWIITDGMAYELDSIDPSVMGLMLGVLGVRPHTPQTDELDNFRIRYKKRLPQNNSTAIDSGLNMFGLWAYDSAKAIAIAVEKIIQENATFVSTNISRKSTDLDVFPVFTAGPNLVEALSRTNFTGLSGNFQLVDGQLQSPPYEIVNLVGPGARVVGYWTQDNGLVRELNFTNTTSYSISKSSFGSIIWPGDKMSPPKGWVVPTNGKVLKIGVPMKDGFTEFLRVTWNADNSTEVEGFCIDVFDAVMANLPYGVPYEYIPFAKPDHHSAGSYNDLAYQVFLGNFDAVAGDVTIVANRSQYIDFTLPYTESGVSMVVPIEDDKSKNAWVFLRPLTWELWLTSFCSFVFIGTLIWILEHRINEDFRGPPWHQVGMIFWFAFSTMVFAHKERVISNLSRFVLIIWFLVVLILTQSYTASLTSMLTVQQLQPTITDVNELLKSNAYVGYQKGSFVYGLLISMNFDESRLLTYNSPEEMDELFSKGSGRGGIAAAFDETPYIKLFLNKYCSRYTMVGPTYKADGFGFVFPIGSPLVPDVSRSILNVTESEKMTKIETKWFGDQTTCPDSSTSFSSNSLGLESFWGLFLIVGIAMVAAFTIYMIKFLHNNWGVIQRSDPDATVYSKIVELYRRFNHRDLSSHTFKGIEIREIENNACCGCDCMKRSALQSPAVNCLQSPSTFSMISPTTASYPSPDHFQTATDHQVSPRPNSQSEGVTEPPQEIELVDSKQNKERLAG is encoded by the exons atggaGGCTTTGAGCCGCCGAAACTTACTCTtgatcatcatcttcatcttgttTTTCAAGATTTTGGCGACGAATATGTGCATGGCTCAAAAAAAGGTGATCCCAGTGAGAATCGGAATCGTTGTAGACATGGATATCGATGTTGGACAAATGAGTTTCAAGTGTATATCGATGGCTCTATCAGACTTTTATGCTGCAAATGGACATTACAAGACTAGAGTTGTTCTATACAGCAGAGATTCCAAGACTACTGTTGTTGGGGCAGCTGCTGCAG CTTTAGACCTGCTCAAGAATGTTGAGGTAGAAGCAATCATAGGCCCCTTATCTTCCATGCAGACCAATTTCTTGATTGCTCTTGGAGACGAAGCACAAGTTCCCATCATAACGTTTTCAGCCTCTAGTCCTTCCCTTTCATCGGTTCGAAGCCCTTACTTCTTTCGTGCCACTCTAAATGACTCATCCCAAGTACAAGCCATAAGTGCCATCATCCAAGCCTTTGGATGGAGAGAGGTAGTTCCTATCTACGTCGACAACGAATTTGGAGAAGGGATCATACCATCTTTAGTTGATGCCTTGGAAAGTTTAAATGCTCACATACCTTACAGAAGTGTCATCCCATCAAAGGCAACGGATGATCAGATTGTCGCGGAGCTCTATAAGTTGATGACTATGCAGACTAGAGTATTTGTGGTACATATGCTCACGGATCTTGGTTCTCGTCTCTTCTCCAAGGCCAAGCAACTAGGAATGATGAGTGATGGCTATGTGTGGATCATAACAGATGGCATGGCTTATGAGTTGGATTCGATCGATCCGTCTGTCATGGGGTTGATGTTAGGAGTGTTAGGAGTACGACCTCATACTCCTCAGACAGATGAACTTGATAACTTCAGAATTAGGTACAAGAAGAGGCTACCACAGAACAACTCCACCGCCATTGATTCAGGTTTGAACATGTTCGGGTTATGGGCATATGATTCGGCCAAAGCAATTGCCATAGCTGTAGAGAAAATAATACAAGAAAATGCTACATTTGTGAGCACAAACATTTCAAGAAAATCCACAGATCTTGATGTCTTTCCTGTCTTTACTGCTGGGCCGAATCTCGTTGAAGCTTTGTCAAGAACAAATTTCACAGGTCTTTCGGGGAACTTTCAGTTAGTTGATGGCCAACTCCAATCACCTCCTTATGAAATAGTGAATCTGGTCGGTCCAGGAGCTCGGGTGGTGGGATACTGGACACAAGATAATGGGCTAGTCCGAGAACTTAACTTCACCAACACGACGTCTTATTCAATTTCCAAGTCTAGTTTTGGGTCGATCATTTGGCCAGGAGACAAGATGTCTCCACCAAAGGGTTGGGTGGTACCAACAAATGGAAAGGTGCTGAAAATTGGAGTACCTATGAAAGATGGTTTCACAGAATTCCTTCGTGTCACTTGGAATGCTGATAATTCAACAGAAGTTGAAGGCTTCTGCATAGATGTTTTCGATGCAGTGATGGCAAATCTACCGTATGGTGTACCATATGAATACATTCCGTTTGCAAAACCTGATCACCATAGTGCAGGAAGTTACAATGATTTGGCTTATCAAGTATTCCTTGGG AATTTCGATGCCGTTGCTGGAGATGTAACTATTGTGGCTAATAGGTCGCAGTACATCGACTTCACTTTACCATACACAGAATCTGGCGTTTCAATGGTTGTACCAATTGAAGACGATAAGAGCAAAAATGCATGGGTGTTTTTGAGGCCACTTACTTGGGAACTTTGGTTGACAAGTTTTTGTTCATTTGTCTTCATTGGCACATTGATTTGGATTCTTGAACATCGAATCAATGAAGATTTTAGGGGCCCTCCTTGGCATCAAGTAGGCATGATATTCTGGTTCGCCTTTTCGACCATGGTCTTTGCTCATA AGGAGAGGGTGATAAGCAACTTGTCTAGGTTTGTGCTGATCATATGGTTTTTGGTGGTTCTAATACTAACACAAAGCTACACCGCCAGTCTTACATCCATGTTAACAGTTCAGCAGCTGCAGCCTACGATAACTGATGTTAACGAACTTCTAAAAAGCAATGCATACGTTGGATACCAAAAGGGATCATTTGTTTATGGACTTCTTATAAGCATGAACTTTGATGAGTCAAGGCTTTTGACTTACAACTCTCCAGAAGAAATGGATGAGCTTTTCTCCAAAGGGAGTGGACGCGGGGGTATAGCTGCTGCGTTTGACGAGACCCCTTACATTAAGTTGTTTCTCAACAAATACTGTTCCAGATACACCATGGTTGGCCCAACATATAAGGCTGATGGCTTCGGCTTT GTCTTTCCGATAGGCTCTCCTCTAGTACCTGATGTTTCCAGGTCAATTTTAAACGTGACGGAGAGTGAAAAGATGACGAAGATAGAGACAAAATGGTTTGGAGATCAGACCACATGTCCAGACTCCAGTACCTCGTTTTCATCCAATAGTTTGGGGCTGGAAAGCTTCTGGGGTCTCTTTTTAATCGTGGGAATAGCCATGGTGGCCGCCTTTACGATTTACATGATTAAATTCCTCCATAATAATTGGGGTGTCATTCAACGTTCTGATCCGGACGCAACAGTATACAGCAAGATTGTGGAGTTATATAGAAGATTTAACCACAGAGATCTCAGTTCTCACACTTTCAAGGGCATTGAAATAAGAGAAATAGAAAACAATGCATGTTGTGGATGTGACTGTATGAAGAGATCAGCATTGCAATCACCTGCTGTAAATTGTCTGCAGAGTCCATCGACTTTTTCGATGATTTCTCCAACTACTGCTAGCTACCCGAGTCCGGATCATTTTCAGACAGCAACTGATCATCAAGTAAGTCCCAGACCAAATTCGCAAAGTGAAGGTGTAACAGAGCCACCTCAGGAAATTGAGCTTGTTGATTCAAAGCAGAACAAGGAGAGGTTGGCTGGTTAG
- the LOC140872907 gene encoding uncharacterized protein, which produces MEAEGRRQTRGRQKIPMQLIENQDDLYATFSKRRLGIYKKATELCTLCDVDIGIILFSPTDVPYSFFHPRMESVVSRSMNPDEIQQEFDIVVDSHTQTRIQGMNVELDRIIASREAERVRWQRAMEEVKTRSIWMRQKLDTITREQALVWRAWFREYKVRVTRRIEQIKNQASGSAMPPLPPPLAGDNVLEDMVIGEELAEMAPPPPPGQFYYPGQTSKEPNFDGGGAPSAQYYYPTEGQNVFAAGGSGGGVGPSQELNLGPPGYDPYYVLPAPPPDFSAAGGDDVDPGQFYVPFQPRAGGADEAGQFYFPPPPYGGGSYQDEAGPSHQKDD; this is translated from the coding sequence ATGGAGGCCGAAGGAAGAAGACAAACCAGAGGGCGCCAAAAGATCCCCATGCAACTGATCGAGAACCAAGATGATCTTTACGCAACATTTTCGAAACGGCGACTTGGAATCTACAAAAAAGCCACGGAATTATGCACTCTGTGCGATGTGGATATCGGAATCATCCTGTTTTCTCCGACGGACGTGCCTTATTCCTTCTTCCATCCGAGGATGGAAAGTGTGGTTTCCAGGTCGATGAACCCAGATGAGATTCAACAAGAATTTGACATTGTAGTTGATTCTCACACTCAAACGAGGATACAGGGGATGAATGTGGAGCTGGACAGGATCATAGCTTCCAGAGAAGCTGAAAGAGTTCGGTGGCAGCGAGCTATGGAGGAGGTGAAAACTCGGAGTATATGGATGCGCCAGAAGTTGGATACCATCACCAGAGAACAAGCTCTGGTTTGGAGGGCTTGGTTCAGGGAGTACAAGGTTCGTGTCACTCGGAGGATCGAGCAGATCAAGAATCAGGCTTCGGGTTCGGCCATGCCTCCGCTGCCGCCGCCGCTGGCTGGAGATAATGTACTGGAGGACATGGTGATTGGGGAAGAATTAGCGGAAAtggcgccgccgccgccgccgggTCAGTTCTATTATCCTGGACAAACGTCCAAAGAGCCCAACTTCGACGGCGGCGGAGCTCCTTCTGCTCAGTACTATTATCCTACGGAGGGGCAGAATGTGTTCGCCGCCGGCGGCAGCGGCGGCGGAGTGGGTCCTTCTCAGGAGCTGAACTTGGGTCCACCGGGTTATGACCCGTATTACGTGCTGCCGGCCCCGCCGCCGGACTTCTCGGCGGCAGGCGGAGATGATGTTGATCCTGGCCAGTTTTATGTTCCTTTTCAGCCGCGTGCCGGTGGAGCTGATGAAGCCGGGCAGTTTTACTTCCCTCCGCCGCCGTATGGCGGTGGGTCGTATCAAGATGAAGCTGGGCCTTCCCATCAGAAGGATGATTAG